In a genomic window of Erigeron canadensis isolate Cc75 chromosome 5, C_canadensis_v1, whole genome shotgun sequence:
- the LOC122600221 gene encoding protein SPA1-RELATED 3-like isoform X2 yields MENPSEFGYRNSGSSRGLNYSEASNRNLRSDHNSGVIEERLRDDKTVLTRLNRVPTQLGYFREDGGAIIRPVEQKDVSLRQWIDDRKRVVDALECLHIFMQIVDIVNLAHSQGMIVHNIRPSCFVVSSLNRVSFIESASCSDSDSDSNADFKGSCSPLTQNMVSGSTCLQSGLENIETSYNESVQETKQKFPMKHILEVETNWYTSPEEAAGLPNSCASDVYRLGALLFELYCTCSSVEEKNATMSNMRHRVFPPQLLLKWPKEALFCLWLLHPETASRPKINEVLQSEFLTKIRDNLDERVEAIDIKERIEEEELLLEFLLMMRQRKQEAIDDLRSTVSVLTSDLEEVMKLHSSISNKVGSSSDVSPIDDSASSGSRKRIRPVIQSNNTSLCSQEYQTSENQESSISKNPRLMKNFRKLESAYFLTRSRALKPTGKVLHRTTPVSSGGRGSVVFTGRSSANDFPSRDRLADRQSRWINTFLDGLCKYLSYSKLKVKADLKQADLLNSSNLVSSLSFDRAGEFFATAGVNKKIKVFEYDSILNLNHDIHYPVVELESRAKLSSICWNSYIKGQIASSNFEGVVQVWDVTRSQVFMEMKEHERRVWSVDFSLAQPTLLASGSDDGSVKLWNINQAILFLHLVDVNLSN; encoded by the exons ATGGAGAATCCATCAGAGTTTGGTTATCGAAATTCGGGTAGTTCTAGAGGGTTAAATTATTCAGAAGCTTCAAATAGGAACCTTAGGTCAGATCATAATTCAGGAGTCATTGAAGAGAGATTAAGAGACGATAAAACCGTGTTGACTAGATTGAATAGGGTCCCAACTCAGCTTGGTTACTTTAGGGAAGATGGCGGTGCGATTATTCGTCCAGTGGAACAAAAAGATGTTAGCTTGAGACAATGGATAGATGATAGAAAACGAGTCGTGGATGCACTTGAATGCTTGCATATATTTATGCAGATAGTTGATATTGTGAATTTGGCACATTCTCAAGGGATGATTGTTCATAATATTCGGCCTTCTTGCTTTGTTGTGTCCTCTTTAAACCGTGTTTCGTTTATAGAATCTGCTTCTTGCTCTGATTCGGATTCTGATTCTAATGCTGATTTCAAGGGTTCATGTTCACCTCTTACCCAAAATATGGTATCTGGTAGTACTTGTTTGCAGTCTGGTTTGGAGAACATAGAAACGAGTTACAATGAATCAGTACAAGAAACGAAACAAAAGTTCCCGATGAAACATATATTAGAAGTGGAAACCAACTGGTACACTAGCCCGGAAGAGGCTGCTGGTTTGCCAAATTCTTGTGCTTCTGATGTTTATCGACTCGGGGCCCTTCTCTTTGAG TTATATTGTACGTGTAGCTCGGTAGAAGAGAAGAATGCAACAATGTCTAACATGAGACATCGCGTTTTTCCTCCTCAATTACTACTGAAGTGGCCAAAAGAAGCATTGTTTTGCCTGTGGTTACTGCATCCTGAGACAGCTAGCAGACCGAAAATAAA TGAAGTCTTGCAAAGTGAGTTTCTTACTAAAATAAGAGATAACTTAGACGAGCGGGTGGAAGCTATAGATATTAAAGAAAGGATCGAGGAGGAAGAGTTGTTGCTCGAGTTTCTTTTAATGATGAGACAACGCAAGCAGGAAGCTATAGATGATTTGCGTAGTACTGTTTCTGTTCTGACTTCAGATTTGGAAGAAGTTATGAAACTGCACTCGTCTATAAGCAATAAAGTGGGATCAAGTTCGGATGTCTCTCCCATTGATGATTCTGCTAGCTCGGGATCCAGAAAACGCATCAGACCTGTCATTCAATCGAATAACACAAGTTTATGTAGTCAAGAGTATCAGACATCTGAAAATCAAGAAAGTTCGATCTCCAAAAATCCTCGATTAATGAAAAACTTTCGAAAACTAGAATCTGCTTACTTTTTAACTAGGAGCAGGGCATTAAAACCAACAGGGAAAGTATTGCATAGAACCACACCAGTTAGTAGTGGTGGTAGAGGATCGGTTGTTTTTACAGGAAGAAGTTCTGCTAATGATTTTCCATCAAGAGATAGGCTTGCGGATAGGCAAAGTCGATGGATAAATACGTTTTTGGATGGATTATGCAAGTATTTATCATATAGTAAACTCAAAGTGAAAGCAGACTTGAAACAAGCAGACCTCTTGAATTCTTCCAACCTTGTATCATCTCTAAGTTTTGATCGAGCTGGAGAATTCTTTGCAACGGCTGgtgtaaataaaaagataaaagttttcGAATATGATTCAATATTGAATTTAAATCATGACATTCACTACCCTGTTGTTGAATTGGAAAGTAGAGCGAAGCTTAGTAGTATATGTTGGAACAGCTATATTAAAGGTCAGATTGCTTCAAGTAACTTTGAAGGAGTTGTACAG GTATGGGATGTTACCCGAAGTCAAGTGTTTATGGAAATGAAAGAGCACGAGAGGCGTGTGTGGTCAGTGGACTTCTCATTGGCCCAACCCACATTGCTAGCAAGTGGTAGCGATGATGGTTCCGTTAAGCTTTGGAATATCAATCAGGCAATTCTATTCTTGCACTTGGTGGATGTCAACCTTTCAAACTAA